From Gammaproteobacteria bacterium:
ACAATGACCACAAGGGCGCCGGTCAGCATACCGGCAAACGCCCCCGCCTTATTCATCCGTTTCCATAGAACCGACAGGACGACAACAGGACCAAACGCCGAACCAAGGCCGGCCCAAGCATAAGACACGAGTTCGAGCACGCCCGAATCAGGCTCACTGGCAATCCACGCAGCCAGTATCGCGAGCGCCACAACACTTAGCCGCCCCAACCAGACCAGTTCTTGCTGTGAGGCGTCTTCGCGAATCCATCGGCGATACAAATCCTCAGTCACGACACTCGAACACACCAGAAGCTGAGAATCAGCGGTACTCATCACCGCGGCGAGAATGGCCGCCAGAAGCACACCTGCCACCCATGGATTGAATAAGGTTTGGGAGAGCAGAATAAACACTTTTTCCGGATCATTTTGCAGTACCGACCACCCTGCGTCCGGATAGCTCTGAAAATAGGCAATGCCAAAAAATCCAACTGCCATGCTACCAATGAGCGCCAGAACCATCCACCCCATGGCAATGCGACGCGCTGGGGCGACGGTCGCGACATCTCGACACGCCATAAATCGTGCGAGAATATGTGGCTGACCGACATAAC
This genomic window contains:
- a CDS encoding sodium:proline symporter (involved in the sodium dependent uptake of proline) → WKIVAPRLRYFTEVFGDSLTLSDYFENRFEDKSGLLRLASALVVLIFFTVYTASGLAAGGKLFHQTFQIDYQWAVWLGAAVIVSYTFIGGFLAVSWTDFVQGSLMLLALLIAPVAIVSALGGLSEVWQVIETTDQALMSQTPDRISLIAPIEGLTWLGALSLLAWGFGYVGQPHILARFMACRDVATVAPARRIAMGWMVLALIGSMAVGFFGIAYFQSYPDAGWSVLQNDPEKVFILLSQTLFNPWVAGVLLAAILAAVMSTADSQLLVCSSVVTEDLYRRWIREDASQQELVWLGRLSVVALAILAAWIASEPDSGVLELVSYAWAGLGSAFGPVVVLSVLWKRMNKAGAFAGMLTGALVVIV